A window of Gouania willdenowi chromosome 12, fGouWil2.1, whole genome shotgun sequence contains these coding sequences:
- the odf2a gene encoding outer dense fiber protein 2 yields MKTSPSPVHVHINDATPVHVHVKSGKRSPQGKSIRPSAKVKTRVPWIPPGKNSTREQSLKWEGPTHRLQICPPRAPASEPEFSQPELRLADLVSEDEESLNGRISQYERKVDGLQTEVGALKIEVEQRKQQLLDIRSEQMSVSRQVMVEQEEKLAHVTKELQQSEQENLHLRQSMEKMMEQADSRRNDDALLRKLKQVEVDGEEAAKQVSTLRDFLSKMMTVSVSQPEVLACHKELLLQKLETFEKTNRALRQLLREKGDSQMESGQEREDIRRRLADTEAENVRLQVKLQEKDREATQLGELLEAEKDKAMTSSNKSVSLETIRAHLQGQLRSREAENSRLSVQIKNLERAAAQHKAEMEILRQQLSSDREALKRATRTQKRRAERSEDAAALLSVRLQETEKQAAEAVTAAETWESRHAQTAQEKKKLEAELLLLTRRVEELKERLHSTEERSRAEREELLDELHKVTSESSTAKMKNHSLQAAVSAAEEKLSVSQAELQQIKANVTQYESLLDRYKTQFLKTRAEADESCAWLGEAERGAATVRRQRQQEVDQARQQLQLLQELPEALRRSQIQLQEAQEKERCQERLSADMRSSLTELTRKVESQSSHMELSRQKNKLLMEENLQLKQQVETLERKLQESCAQSNELLALITKREEMIRSHELRLEEKSTECSVLSRKLQEAQSDAHQQITESRERATARERSTMDKILDLETKLSQVTSEVNQLRRSKKEAERRYQSRLQDVKDQLEQSDSTNRSLQNYVQFLKTSYADVFTDVALSTALRAPSPL; encoded by the exons ATGAAAACCAGTCCATCTCCAGTCCACGTGCACATTAATGATGCCACACCAGTCCACGTGCACGTGAAGAGCGGCAAGAGGAGCCCTCAG GGAAAGTCTATTCGTCCTTCAGCTAAAGTGAAAACCCGCGTTCCGTGGATTCCTCCAGGGAAAAACTCCACTCGGGAACAGTCGCTAAAGTGGGAG GGGCCGACGCACCGCCTGCAGATCTGTCCTCCTCGTGCCCCGGCGTCTGAGCCCGAGTTCTCCCAGCCTGAGCTGAGACTGGCCGACCTGGTGTCTGAGGATGAGGAGAGCCTGAACGGACGCATCAGTCAGTACGAGAGGAAGGTGGACGGCTTACAGACGGAAGTGGGAGCCCTGAAGATCGAG GTGGAGCAACGGAAGCAGCAGCTGTTGGACATACGGTCGGAGCAAATGAGCGTCTCCAGGCAGGTGATGGTGGAGCAGGAGGAAAAGCTGGCCCACGTGACCAAAGAGCTTCAGCAGAGCGAGCAGGAGAACCTGCACCTCCGTCAGTCCATGGAGAAGATGATGGAGCAGGCCGACAGCAGGAG GAACGACGACGCTTTGCTCAGGAAACTGAAGCAGGTGGAGGTTGATGGAGAAGAAGCTGCAAAACAAGTTTCAACTCTGAGAGACTTCCTGTCTAAAATGATG ACCGTCTCTGTTTCACAGCCTGAAGTGTTGGCCTGCCACaaagagctgctgctgcagaaaCTGGAGACGTTCGAGAAGACGAATCGAGCGCTGCGGCAACTCCTCCGGGAGAAAGGAGACTCTCAG atggaGTCCGGTCAGGAGCGGGAGGATATCCGGAGGCGTCTGGCAGACACAGAGGCAGAGAACGTT CGTCTGCAGGTGAAACTTCAGGAGAAAGACAGAGAGGCGACACAGCTGGGTGAATTGTTGGAGGCTGAGAAG GACAAAGCTATGACTTCATCAAATAAATCAGTGAGTCTGGAGACAATCCGAGCTCACCTCCAGGGTCAGCTGCGCAGTCGAGAAGCAGAGAACAGTCGGCTGAGCGTGCAGATCAAG AACCTGGAGCGAGCAGCTGCTCAGCACAAGGCTGAGATGGAGATCCTGAGGCAGCAGCTGAGCTCAGACAGAGAGGCTCTGAAACGAGCCACGAGGACACAGAAACGTAGAGCGGAGCGTAGTGAGGACGCAGCAGCTCTGCTGAGTGTCAGGCTGCAGGAGACG GAGAAGCAGGCAGCTGAGGCTGTGACAGCCGCAGAGACCTGGGAGAGTCGACACGCACAGACTGctcaggagaagaagaagctggaggcggagcttttactGCTCACCAG ACGTGTGGAGGAGCTGAAGGAGCGGCTACACAGCACGGAGGAGAGAAGCCGAGCGGAGAGAGAAGAGCTGCTGGATGAGTTGCACAAAGTCACCTCAGAGAGCAGCACCGCTAAGATGAAGAACCACAGCCTGCAG GCTGCTGTGTCTGCTGCGGAGGAGAAACTTTCTGTGTCTCAGGCTGAGCTGCAGCAGATCAAAGCCAACGTCACACAGTACGAGAGCCTGCTGGACAGATACAAGACCCAG TTCCTGAAGACCCGGGCAGAGGCAGATGAGTCCTGTGCTTGGCTGGGGGAGGCAGAGCGCGGTGCGGCCACGGTGCGTCGGCAGCGGCAGCAGGAGGTGGATCAGGCCAGGCAGcagctgcagctgctgcaggaGCTTCCTGAAGCTCTACGACGCTCACAGATTCAACTACAGGAAGCTCAGGAGAAGGAACGCTGTCAAGAGCGGCTCAGCGCAGACATGAGGAGCAGTTTGACGGAGCTGACAAGGAAG GTGGAGAGTCAGAGCAGCCACATGGAGCTGAGCAGGCAGAAGAACAAACTGCTGATGGAGGAGAACCTGCAACTGAAGCAGCAGGTGGAGACTTTGGAAAG AAAGCTGCAGGAATCGTGCGCTCAGAGCAACGAGCTGCTGGCCCTCATCACCAAACGAGAGGAGATGATACGCAGTCACGAGCTCCGCCTGGAGGAGAAGAGCACGGAATGTTCTGTGCTGAGCAGGAAGCTGCAGGAAGCTCAGAGTGATGCTCACCAGCAG ATCACTGAGAGCAGAGAGCGAGCTACAGCCAGGGAGCGATCCACCATGGACAAGATCCTGGACCTGGAGACCAAACTCAGCCAGGTCACGTCAGAAGTCAATCAGCTGAGACGCAGCAAGAAGGAG GCGGAGCGTCGGTACCAGAGCCGACTGCAGGATGTGAAGGACCAACTGGAACAGTCTGACAGCACCAATAGGAGCCTCCAGAACTACGTCCAGTTCCTCAAAACCTCCTACGCCGACGTGTTCACGGACGTGGCCCTCAGCACGGCGCTGAGGGCGCCCTCGCCACTATGA